Proteins co-encoded in one Candidatus Cloacimonadota bacterium genomic window:
- a CDS encoding bifunctional N-acetylglucosamine-1-phosphate uridyltransferase/glucosamine-1-phosphate acetyltransferase has product MKEPAAIILAAGKGTRMKSNRAKVTFPIADKPMVQRVADSAAKAGCARICVVVGYQKESVIACLEDDKRLEFVEQSEQLGTGHAVMMAQPLFTDNDQDVLILSGDVPLLSSETLMKIHQSHQASGSACTVLTAILDDPGKYGRILRDVDGQISGIVEFKDASEAQRSIKEWNTGIYCFRSGDLFSALDQISNANQQQEYYLTDVVSILRKAGKKVAGVVLENLVEVSGVNSQEQLAALEDQFLDSIRKRWLNNGVVIHNPQTVFIGDDVILEPDAEICQGSVIKGNSQICTGAHIGPGCYLADSFVSDNAILEGHNVLVDAHIPEGHILEFGEQVIEETFND; this is encoded by the coding sequence ATGAAAGAACCTGCTGCGATTATCCTGGCAGCCGGCAAAGGAACCAGGATGAAATCCAACCGGGCTAAGGTGACCTTCCCCATCGCGGATAAGCCCATGGTGCAAAGAGTGGCCGACAGCGCCGCGAAGGCCGGTTGCGCCAGGATCTGCGTGGTGGTTGGTTATCAGAAGGAAAGCGTGATCGCCTGCCTGGAAGACGACAAACGCCTGGAATTTGTTGAACAAAGTGAACAACTGGGCACCGGCCACGCTGTGATGATGGCCCAGCCGCTGTTTACAGACAATGACCAGGATGTTCTAATCCTTAGCGGAGATGTGCCCCTGCTCAGTTCGGAGACCCTGATGAAAATACACCAGTCCCATCAGGCTTCAGGCTCCGCGTGCACTGTCCTTACCGCCATTCTGGACGATCCTGGTAAATACGGACGCATCCTGCGTGACGTCGATGGACAAATCAGCGGTATTGTGGAATTCAAGGATGCCTCGGAAGCGCAACGCTCTATCAAAGAATGGAATACGGGCATCTATTGCTTCCGCTCAGGTGACCTCTTTAGTGCTCTGGACCAGATATCGAACGCGAACCAGCAGCAGGAATATTACCTCACGGATGTTGTTTCCATCCTGCGCAAGGCAGGGAAAAAAGTGGCCGGCGTCGTGCTGGAAAACCTGGTGGAGGTGTCCGGAGTGAATTCCCAGGAACAACTGGCCGCCCTTGAAGACCAATTCTTGGATTCCATCCGCAAACGCTGGCTGAACAACGGAGTGGTGATCCACAATCCGCAAACCGTGTTCATTGGCGACGACGTGATCTTGGAACCGGACGCGGAAATCTGCCAGGGCTCCGTGATCAAAGGCAACAGCCAGATCTGCACGGGCGCCCATATCGGCCCCGGCTGTTATCTGGCCGACAGCTTCGTTAGCGACAATGCCATCCTGGAAGGGCACAACGTTCTGGTTGACGCCCACATTCCGGAAGGCCACATCTTGGAATTTGGCGAGCAAGTGATAGAAGAGACATTCAATGACTGA
- the rfaE2 gene encoding D-glycero-beta-D-manno-heptose 1-phosphate adenylyltransferase yields MPPEWFAESKEQQAFHRPRFWKAIVIKDKIKSWEEAAFLTEELRAQRARIVFTNGCFDLLHSGHTQYLEQAKALGDILIVGLNSDASVSLLKGESRPFVAQTDRALVLAALECVDMVVIFSQPTPLQLIELLRPDVLVKGGDWKPEAIVGADIVLAGGGKVLSLPFKEGYSTSSLIRRIAATEVHE; encoded by the coding sequence ATGCCGCCGGAGTGGTTTGCGGAATCAAAGGAACAGCAAGCGTTTCACCGACCCAGGTTTTGGAAAGCTATCGTGATAAAAGATAAGATCAAAAGCTGGGAGGAAGCAGCCTTCCTGACGGAAGAGCTAAGAGCTCAGCGAGCCCGGATTGTATTTACCAACGGCTGTTTCGACCTCCTGCACTCCGGCCACACCCAGTATCTGGAACAGGCCAAAGCCCTTGGCGATATCCTGATCGTTGGCCTGAACAGCGATGCCAGCGTGAGCCTGTTGAAAGGAGAATCGCGACCCTTTGTAGCCCAAACCGACCGCGCCTTGGTGCTGGCCGCTCTCGAATGCGTGGACATGGTGGTGATCTTCAGCCAGCCCACCCCGCTTCAGCTTATCGAATTGCTCAGACCAGACGTTTTGGTTAAAGGCGGCGATTGGAAACCTGAGGCCATCGTGGGCGCAGATATTGTTTTGGCCGGTGGCGGCAAGGTGTTGAGCCTGCCTTTCAAAGAAGGATACTCCACCAGTTCGCTGATTCGGCGGATCGCGGCAACGGAAGTGCACGAATGA
- the rimI gene encoding ribosomal protein S18-alanine N-acetyltransferase, whose product MSEPPVIRPLRETDLPAILGIENLAFSPPWPEEAFRHTEFTQSWVISTDGDLRGYIIYHVVPDEAVIVNFAIAPDFWRHGLGSLLLQHSLDIMQESGINAVYLDVRRSNLAALKLYNKYGFKPLGVRKNYYSKPREDALVMVRYNNG is encoded by the coding sequence ATGTCCGAACCGCCCGTGATCCGGCCCCTGCGTGAAACTGACCTTCCCGCCATACTGGGGATCGAGAACCTGGCATTCAGTCCGCCCTGGCCGGAAGAGGCTTTCCGCCATACCGAATTCACGCAAAGCTGGGTGATCTCCACAGATGGGGACTTGCGCGGCTACATCATCTACCATGTGGTTCCGGATGAGGCCGTGATTGTCAATTTCGCCATCGCTCCTGATTTCTGGCGCCACGGCCTGGGTTCCCTGCTACTGCAGCATTCTCTGGACATAATGCAGGAAAGCGGTATCAACGCTGTATATTTGGATGTAAGGCGTTCCAACCTTGCCGCCCTCAAGCTGTATAACAAATACGGCTTCAAACCCTTGGGCGTGAGAAAAAACTACTATTCCAAGCCGCGGGAGGACGCCTTGGTTATGGTGCGGTATAACAATGGATGA
- a CDS encoding HIT domain-containing protein, with product MTDGYLYSPWRLDYIQGVKPEDCVLCRFLESEKDAENLIVFRGEHCYVMLNRYPYNNGHIMLVPYLHTKNLSELPPEVMNELGQLLQSSEQVLIQSYNCDGINIGINLGRAAGAGIDEHLHIHLVPRWNGDCNFLSVVGGKRVIPEAFEISYKRLRDAYAKLTGQE from the coding sequence ATGACTGACGGTTATCTTTATTCCCCCTGGCGGCTGGACTATATCCAGGGCGTAAAACCTGAAGATTGTGTCCTCTGCCGTTTTCTGGAATCAGAAAAAGACGCTGAAAACCTGATCGTTTTCCGCGGCGAACACTGCTACGTGATGCTCAACCGCTATCCCTACAACAACGGCCACATCATGCTGGTGCCCTATCTGCACACAAAAAACCTGAGCGAACTACCCCCCGAAGTGATGAACGAACTCGGCCAGCTGCTCCAGAGCAGCGAACAGGTGCTCATCCAATCCTATAACTGCGATGGGATCAACATTGGCATAAATCTGGGCCGGGCCGCCGGCGCCGGTATAGACGAACATCTGCACATCCATCTGGTTCCCCGGTGGAACGGTGATTGCAACTTTTTGAGCGTGGTTGGCGGAAAACGCGTGATCCCGGAAGCCTTTGAAATCAGCTACAAACGCCTGCGCGACGCCTACGCGAAACTTACTGGGCAGGAATAG
- the folK gene encoding 2-amino-4-hydroxy-6-hydroxymethyldihydropteridine diphosphokinase — translation MTAWLCLGSNQMKPRAQVQKAVRILATDPKIRVLRKSSLVRTKAYGKEDQPDFRNQVIEIDTKYSPLDLLQKGLAVETEMGRVRKERWGPRVIDIDILLYEDEEMQTMSLTLPHPDFHNRRFVLELLCEVDPELKHPVLNKTMAKLLEELGHAGGEQ, via the coding sequence ATGACCGCCTGGCTGTGCCTCGGGTCAAATCAGATGAAACCCCGCGCCCAAGTGCAAAAAGCGGTGAGAATACTTGCCACCGATCCCAAGATTCGAGTATTGCGCAAATCCTCGTTGGTGCGCACGAAAGCCTACGGCAAAGAAGACCAGCCGGATTTCCGCAATCAGGTGATAGAAATCGACACCAAATATTCGCCCCTGGACCTTTTGCAGAAAGGCCTCGCTGTGGAAACGGAGATGGGCCGCGTGCGCAAGGAACGCTGGGGGCCCCGAGTGATCGATATCGACATCCTGCTGTACGAGGACGAAGAGATGCAAACGATGTCCCTCACCCTGCCGCATCCGGACTTTCACAACCGCCGCTTCGTGCTGGAATTGCTGTGCGAGGTGGACCCTGAACTCAAGCACCCGGTGCTGAATAAAACAATGGCTAAGTTACTCGAAGAGCTTGGCCACGCTGGAGGAGAGCAATGA
- the folB gene encoding dihydroneopterin aldolase, with product MTIRLNEMVFYGYHGVHDEERKLGQRFIVSLEMQTRPETDTAIRQLEDTVDYTKVYAQIREIMESQQFQLLEACANILADKLLENFPLIWQLTLRIQKPSVPIKGILRSVEVELTRSRA from the coding sequence ATGACCATCAGACTGAACGAGATGGTTTTTTACGGCTATCACGGCGTTCACGACGAAGAACGCAAGCTTGGCCAGCGCTTCATCGTGAGCCTGGAAATGCAGACCCGCCCTGAAACCGATACTGCCATCCGGCAACTGGAAGACACGGTGGACTACACCAAGGTCTATGCCCAAATCCGCGAGATTATGGAATCTCAGCAGTTCCAGCTGCTGGAAGCCTGTGCCAATATATTGGCGGACAAGCTGTTGGAGAATTTTCCGTTGATTTGGCAGCTCACCCTGCGCATTCAGAAACCCTCCGTTCCCATTAAGGGAATCCTGCGCAGCGTGGAAGTTGAACTGACAAGGAGTCGTGCATGA
- a CDS encoding SoxR reducing system RseC family protein: MSDNTKIAQEDVGTVVAVNGGRVKVELVRGGGCKSCSMQGICFGRNTPAVFDLESDLDLNPGDRVELEIAASTRVLTSLLVFGLPMLCLFAGFLVASHWLAELPAIAVAFGVTALSFLIMRQIDKRYGNRMQVRIRRKI, encoded by the coding sequence ATGAGCGACAATACCAAGATCGCCCAAGAAGACGTGGGCACGGTTGTGGCCGTGAATGGCGGCCGTGTGAAAGTGGAACTGGTGCGCGGCGGTGGCTGCAAATCCTGCTCCATGCAGGGAATATGTTTCGGGCGCAACACCCCGGCGGTGTTCGATCTGGAAAGCGATCTGGACCTAAATCCCGGCGATAGGGTGGAATTGGAAATTGCCGCCTCAACCCGTGTGCTGACGTCGTTATTGGTGTTTGGGCTGCCTATGCTCTGTTTGTTCGCTGGATTTCTGGTCGCGAGCCACTGGCTGGCTGAACTTCCCGCCATCGCCGTTGCTTTTGGCGTAACGGCGCTTAGTTTTTTAATAATGAGACAGATCGACAAAAGATACGGTAACCGGATGCAGGTGCGAATCAGGAGAAAGATATGA
- the nadB gene encoding L-aspartate oxidase, translating to MDERMRDYDFLVLGSGIAGLVYALQVSRLGRVAVVTKRGLSDCNTNYAQGGIAAVLDEQDTFVNHCEDTFAAGAELGKKQVIRQIITEGPKLIQYLIDLGTDFTLRNESYDNRLENLSLTLEGGHTHRRVAYAADSTGHQIMEVLIERCRENSNIDIFENSIAIDLITQHHVVQTHGFVPGISCWGAYVMDETTNEVHIFRARKTMLATGGASQIYAHNTNPAVSTGDGMAMARLAGARLANMEFVQFHPTAFWSPGGKTFLISEALRGEGAVLRLQDGTEFMKRYHPKGNLAPRDIVSRAIDAEIKKRGEKYCWLDATGIETEKLHNHFPYIDKRLLEQGIDFTRDPIPVAPAAHYFCGGVLSTIDGITDIRNLFAAGEVACTGLHGANRLASNSLLEALVIGWRAGNHPSNQETVVFPELPPWKQMDVFNENEWVVISHNREIIGTIMDGYVGIRRSRRLLKYALSRIENIYNEVNNFYQYNAVRREVVETRNLAIIAIAVIRSALMRRESRGAHFLIDNPERDDAHYKIDTII from the coding sequence ATGGATGAGAGAATGAGAGATTACGATTTTCTGGTGCTGGGTAGCGGGATCGCCGGTCTAGTTTACGCCCTTCAGGTTTCCCGTTTGGGCAGGGTGGCTGTGGTCACCAAACGCGGTTTGTCCGACTGTAACACCAACTACGCCCAAGGTGGCATCGCGGCTGTTCTGGACGAGCAGGACACCTTTGTCAACCATTGCGAGGACACCTTCGCCGCGGGGGCCGAGCTGGGCAAAAAACAGGTGATCCGGCAAATCATCACCGAAGGTCCAAAGCTGATCCAATACCTCATTGACCTGGGCACAGATTTCACACTGCGTAACGAAAGCTACGACAACCGCCTGGAAAACCTCTCCCTCACCCTGGAAGGCGGCCATACACACCGCCGGGTGGCTTACGCGGCTGATTCAACCGGCCATCAGATCATGGAAGTTCTAATCGAACGCTGCCGCGAAAACAGCAACATAGATATCTTTGAGAACAGCATTGCCATCGACCTCATCACACAGCACCATGTGGTGCAAACCCACGGCTTCGTGCCCGGCATTTCCTGCTGGGGAGCCTATGTGATGGACGAAACCACAAACGAGGTGCACATCTTCCGGGCCCGCAAAACCATGCTGGCCACCGGCGGCGCTTCCCAGATCTACGCCCACAACACCAATCCGGCGGTTTCGACCGGCGACGGCATGGCCATGGCCCGCCTGGCTGGAGCGAGACTGGCAAACATGGAATTTGTCCAGTTTCACCCCACCGCCTTTTGGAGCCCGGGCGGCAAAACCTTCCTCATCAGCGAGGCCTTGCGTGGAGAAGGTGCTGTCCTCCGACTTCAGGACGGCACCGAATTTATGAAAAGATACCATCCCAAAGGCAATCTGGCCCCCAGGGACATAGTGTCCCGGGCCATCGACGCTGAGATCAAGAAACGAGGCGAGAAGTATTGCTGGCTCGACGCCACCGGCATCGAGACCGAAAAACTCCACAACCATTTCCCCTACATTGATAAGCGCCTCCTGGAACAGGGGATAGATTTCACCCGCGACCCCATCCCCGTAGCCCCGGCCGCCCATTATTTCTGCGGCGGAGTGCTTTCCACCATTGATGGAATAACGGACATCCGCAACCTCTTTGCCGCCGGGGAGGTGGCCTGCACGGGGCTGCATGGCGCCAACAGGCTGGCCTCGAACTCGTTGCTGGAAGCCCTCGTGATTGGCTGGCGCGCCGGCAACCATCCCTCAAACCAGGAAACCGTGGTTTTCCCGGAACTGCCGCCTTGGAAGCAAATGGATGTGTTCAATGAAAACGAATGGGTGGTGATTTCCCACAACCGCGAAATCATCGGCACCATCATGGACGGCTATGTTGGCATCCGCCGCTCCCGGCGCCTGCTCAAATACGCCCTTTCCCGCATCGAAAACATCTACAACGAAGTGAACAATTTTTACCAGTACAATGCCGTCCGTCGCGAAGTGGTGGAAACGCGCAACCTGGCCATCATCGCCATCGCCGTGATCCGCAGCGCACTGATGCGCCGGGAAAGCCGCGGCGCCCACTTTCTGATCGACAATCCCGAGCGCGACGACGCCCATTACAAGATCGACACCATCATCTAA
- a CDS encoding arginine--tRNA ligase, giving the protein MIKHLLHDNIREAISTLELSSSRDFTVEVPNNPENGDYSTNAAMVLARENKTAPKKLAEKLAKELRRNKFYKTVEIAGPGFINFRLSASLFQKMLWDIHEAGAEFGSSDYGQGTKVLLEFVSANPTGPLNIVNARAAAFGDTLYRVMKKVGYEPAREFYVNDAGNQVDILAESLELRLREIHGENIGEFPYEAYHGEYVKHLAHKLNAAEGVRIFMLPEKERTERLKEFALNELLEMQRLSLEKFDVFFESWVSEKTLRAEGVVEEVLSYLTEADCTYEKEDAIWFSSTKFGDDKDRVLMKSDGSITYFVPDLAYHLTKIQRGYTQLIDVFGPDHHGYVPRLKAAFRALKYDEDMLEIIFLQQVNLFESGERVKMSKRAGKIVTMDDLVNVVGKDAARYFFIARKANAHLNFDLELALQQNNENPVYYCQYAHARICSILKKARKDKVYPRSFKPELTHKLNKPDEMALIQKLTDLPELLQLIAQHREPHRLATYCEELCSLFHRFYNKYKVVSAKNRELSQARLLLIETVKNVLAICLDLMGISAPEKM; this is encoded by the coding sequence ATGATCAAGCACCTACTGCATGACAATATCCGGGAAGCAATAAGCACTCTGGAACTCAGCTCCAGCCGCGATTTCACGGTGGAAGTGCCCAACAATCCAGAAAATGGAGATTATTCCACCAACGCCGCTATGGTTTTGGCCAGAGAAAACAAGACCGCGCCCAAAAAACTGGCTGAAAAACTGGCGAAAGAGCTGCGCAGGAACAAGTTTTACAAAACGGTCGAGATCGCCGGGCCCGGTTTTATCAATTTCCGGCTCTCCGCCTCCCTTTTCCAGAAGATGCTTTGGGACATTCACGAAGCTGGCGCGGAGTTTGGCAGTTCGGATTACGGCCAGGGCACCAAGGTATTGCTGGAATTTGTGAGCGCCAACCCCACCGGCCCGCTCAACATAGTCAACGCCCGCGCCGCGGCATTCGGTGACACCCTCTATCGGGTGATGAAAAAGGTGGGTTACGAGCCTGCCCGCGAGTTTTATGTGAATGACGCCGGCAATCAGGTGGACATCCTGGCGGAAAGCCTTGAACTCCGTCTGCGCGAGATTCACGGTGAAAACATCGGCGAGTTTCCATATGAGGCATACCACGGCGAATATGTGAAACACCTAGCCCACAAGTTGAACGCCGCTGAAGGAGTGCGCATCTTCATGCTGCCTGAAAAGGAACGCACCGAACGCCTGAAAGAATTTGCCCTCAACGAGTTGCTGGAAATGCAGCGCCTCAGCCTGGAAAAGTTTGATGTCTTCTTCGAGAGCTGGGTCTCGGAAAAGACACTGCGCGCTGAAGGCGTGGTGGAAGAAGTGCTCAGCTATCTTACGGAAGCCGATTGCACCTATGAAAAAGAAGACGCCATCTGGTTTTCCTCCACAAAATTCGGTGACGATAAAGACCGTGTGCTGATGAAAAGCGACGGCTCCATCACCTATTTCGTGCCGGACCTGGCTTATCACCTCACAAAGATACAGCGCGGCTACACCCAGCTGATCGATGTCTTCGGACCCGACCACCACGGCTATGTGCCCCGGCTCAAAGCAGCCTTCCGGGCCCTCAAATACGATGAAGACATGCTGGAAATCATCTTTCTGCAGCAGGTGAATCTCTTCGAAAGCGGTGAGCGCGTGAAAATGAGCAAGCGCGCTGGCAAGATAGTGACCATGGACGATTTGGTGAACGTGGTGGGCAAAGACGCCGCCCGGTATTTCTTCATCGCCCGCAAAGCCAATGCCCATCTAAATTTCGACCTTGAGCTGGCCTTGCAGCAAAACAATGAAAACCCTGTTTACTATTGCCAGTACGCCCACGCCCGCATCTGCTCCATTCTCAAGAAAGCGCGCAAGGACAAGGTCTATCCCCGCTCTTTCAAACCGGAACTCACCCACAAACTGAACAAACCGGACGAAATGGCCCTGATCCAGAAACTAACTGATCTGCCCGAATTGCTGCAACTGATCGCCCAGCACCGCGAACCACACCGTTTGGCCACTTACTGCGAGGAACTCTGTAGCCTCTTCCACCGTTTCTACAACAAGTATAAGGTGGTAAGCGCCAAGAACAGGGAACTCTCACAAGCCAGGCTGCTGCTCATAGAAACCGTGAAGAACGTTTTGGCCATCTGCCTTGACCTCATGGGCATCAGCGCCCCGGAAAAGATGTAA
- a CDS encoding LytR C-terminal domain-containing protein: MNRRTKTNSMKMTLLWLAVGLLGLVLGYLVYIQLIVPGRNTDSLKEENLPALKVVVKNGCGVENLATEYSDYIKDENIDVISMGDTPQPIWSKSVIEMKTDDRQDLARLQKMTGIKRYTLAVDPDAPAPFVIILGQDFEEYMKP, translated from the coding sequence TTGAACCGTCGCACCAAAACCAACTCGATGAAAATGACCCTGCTGTGGCTGGCGGTGGGTTTGCTTGGCCTGGTGCTGGGCTATCTGGTCTATATTCAGCTCATCGTTCCCGGCAGAAATACAGACAGCCTGAAAGAAGAAAATCTACCCGCCCTCAAGGTAGTGGTGAAAAACGGCTGCGGCGTGGAAAACCTGGCCACGGAATATTCGGACTACATTAAGGATGAAAACATCGATGTGATAAGCATGGGCGATACGCCCCAGCCTATCTGGAGCAAAAGCGTGATCGAAATGAAAACGGACGACAGGCAGGACCTCGCCCGCCTGCAAAAAATGACTGGCATCAAGCGCTACACGCTGGCTGTGGACCCTGACGCCCCTGCCCCTTTCGTGATTATTCTGGGACAGGATTTTGAAGAGTACATGAAACCATGA
- the rfaE1 gene encoding D-glycero-beta-D-manno-heptose-7-phosphate kinase yields MIGELLQKFDGQRVLVLGDVMLDQYVWGRVDRISPEAPVPVLEAQSEELRLGGAANVALNIRTLGGIPLLVGITGADEAARELRSLLEARGISAEGLISDPKRSTTRKMRIGAANQQIVRIDYENKEEVGAELQEKVLSELKTLLPDCRAMIIEDYDKGLLTVDLIRQALKLASERGVPVAVDPKLKHFQAYAGVDILKPNYKELQDVSGTVFCTDGEFYQTAQKLRHEMRIRHLIVTRSSLGMYIFSGDDAPKHIPTFAREVFDPSGAGDTVISALTLAWISGADIDLAAELANHAAGVVCGIKGTASVSPTQVLESYRDKR; encoded by the coding sequence ATGATCGGCGAATTACTGCAAAAATTCGATGGCCAGCGCGTTCTGGTGCTGGGCGACGTAATGCTGGACCAATATGTGTGGGGCAGGGTGGACCGCATTTCACCGGAAGCTCCGGTACCCGTTCTGGAAGCTCAAAGCGAAGAACTGCGCCTGGGCGGAGCCGCCAATGTGGCCCTGAACATCCGCACCCTGGGCGGAATCCCACTTCTGGTCGGTATCACGGGAGCTGACGAAGCTGCCAGGGAACTGAGGAGCCTGCTTGAGGCCAGAGGCATTTCGGCCGAGGGACTCATAAGCGATCCCAAGCGTTCCACGACCCGCAAGATGCGCATCGGGGCAGCCAATCAACAGATCGTGCGCATTGACTACGAAAACAAAGAGGAAGTTGGCGCTGAACTTCAGGAAAAGGTTTTGTCCGAGTTGAAAACTCTGCTGCCGGATTGCCGGGCCATGATAATCGAAGACTATGACAAAGGTTTGCTGACTGTCGATTTGATCCGCCAGGCTTTGAAGCTGGCTTCCGAACGGGGTGTACCGGTGGCAGTGGACCCCAAACTGAAACATTTCCAAGCCTATGCCGGGGTGGACATATTAAAGCCCAATTACAAAGAGCTACAGGATGTTAGCGGAACCGTTTTCTGCACTGACGGGGAGTTTTATCAGACAGCCCAGAAATTGCGGCATGAGATGCGGATCAGGCATCTGATCGTGACCCGCAGCAGTCTGGGGATGTACATTTTCAGCGGTGATGACGCTCCGAAGCATATACCCACTTTCGCAAGAGAGGTATTTGACCCCTCCGGCGCTGGCGACACAGTGATTTCCGCCCTCACCCTGGCTTGGATTAGTGGCGCCGATATCGATCTGGCCGCAGAACTGGCCAACCATGCCGCCGGAGTGGTTTGCGGAATCAAAGGAACAGCAAGCGTTTCACCGACCCAGGTTTTGGAAAGCTATCGTGATAAAAGATAA
- the rsfS gene encoding ribosome silencing factor, translating to MNKENNLADNAKLEAVLTWLAEKQAENIRVYDVGKNSAYTDFIVVCEGTADLHNKAIANHVLDMAKEHKLLVLSKAGLEFGVWVLLDISDVVIHIFLPEKREYYKIDEFFSELAGLSDKEKPHDQAPTA from the coding sequence ATGAACAAGGAGAACAATTTGGCGGATAACGCAAAGCTCGAAGCCGTGCTCACCTGGCTCGCGGAAAAACAAGCGGAAAACATCCGGGTTTATGATGTTGGCAAAAACAGCGCCTACACGGATTTCATTGTGGTGTGCGAAGGCACCGCGGACCTGCATAACAAGGCCATTGCCAACCATGTTTTGGACATGGCCAAGGAACACAAACTCCTGGTGCTGAGCAAGGCTGGCCTTGAATTTGGCGTTTGGGTGCTGCTGGACATCAGCGATGTGGTGATCCACATCTTCCTGCCTGAAAAAAGAGAATATTACAAGATCGACGAGTTCTTCAGCGAACTGGCCGGTCTCAGCGATAAAGAGAAACCACATGATCAAGCACCTACTGCATGA
- the purF gene encoding amidophosphoribosyltransferase has translation MCGIVGVFGNPEAASLAALGMFAEQHRGQESCGMAVCDGKVIRLHKSMGLVKEVFTPEVLESLPGSIAIGHVRYPTKGSATAFNTQPHLVETLFGPSYALASNGDVVNYASVRAKLEAENVYFKSDNDGELLVKFIAWRIDQGDEPADAIRALMREIKGAYSCVFTTRRELYLFRDPLSMRPMVWGKTSNGTVVVASESCALDILQVNGRQEVPPAGINRVNKDGISLLENDPNLYRSRRHNSYCVFEHIYFSRPDSYHFGENVFAVREKIGELLAKDDEGLQADCVVPVPDSSNLMAVGYSAASGVPLSLGLIRNHYIGRTFIKPQQTIRDEGVYQKFNPLPNFYKGKKVVLVDDSIVRGTTIRQIVRMIKEAGAEEIHLRIGSPQVKFSCYFGIDTPHPEELAANRHSLEELRTWTGVDSLKHLSLTSLAQCLTKPEEYCYACFDGNYPLEME, from the coding sequence ATGTGTGGAATAGTCGGAGTTTTCGGTAATCCTGAAGCAGCCAGCCTGGCCGCTTTGGGGATGTTCGCTGAACAGCACCGCGGCCAGGAAAGCTGCGGTATGGCGGTTTGTGACGGCAAGGTCATACGGCTGCACAAAAGCATGGGCCTGGTGAAGGAAGTTTTCACTCCCGAAGTACTGGAAAGCCTTCCGGGAAGCATTGCCATCGGCCATGTGCGCTATCCAACAAAGGGTTCAGCCACAGCCTTCAATACCCAGCCCCATCTGGTGGAAACGCTGTTCGGGCCATCCTACGCGCTGGCCAGCAACGGCGACGTGGTGAACTACGCTTCAGTCAGGGCCAAGCTGGAAGCGGAAAACGTTTATTTCAAGAGCGACAACGACGGCGAATTGCTGGTGAAATTCATTGCCTGGCGTATCGACCAGGGCGACGAACCGGCCGACGCCATCCGGGCTTTGATGCGCGAGATCAAGGGCGCCTATTCCTGCGTATTTACCACCAGGAGAGAGCTTTATCTCTTCCGCGATCCGCTTTCCATGCGTCCCATGGTGTGGGGTAAAACCTCAAACGGAACGGTGGTTGTGGCCTCTGAAAGCTGCGCGCTGGACATCTTGCAGGTGAACGGACGCCAGGAAGTGCCTCCGGCTGGGATAAACCGCGTTAATAAAGACGGAATCTCCCTCTTGGAAAACGATCCCAACCTTTACCGCAGCCGTCGCCACAATAGCTATTGCGTTTTCGAACACATCTATTTCTCCCGACCTGACAGCTATCATTTCGGCGAAAACGTCTTCGCGGTGCGCGAAAAGATCGGCGAATTGCTGGCCAAAGACGATGAGGGCCTTCAGGCAGACTGCGTTGTGCCAGTGCCGGACTCATCTAATTTAATGGCCGTGGGTTACTCCGCCGCGAGCGGCGTCCCGCTCTCGCTGGGCCTGATCCGCAACCACTATATCGGCCGTACTTTCATCAAGCCTCAGCAAACCATCCGCGACGAGGGTGTTTACCAGAAATTCAACCCCCTGCCCAACTTTTATAAAGGGAAAAAGGTGGTGCTGGTGGACGATTCTATCGTGCGCGGAACCACCATCCGCCAAATCGTGCGAATGATCAAGGAAGCCGGAGCGGAAGAGATCCATCTGCGCATTGGTTCTCCCCAAGTGAAATTTTCCTGCTACTTCGGGATCGACACCCCGCACCCCGAGGAACTAGCCGCCAACCGCCACAGCCTGGAAGAGCTACGGACCTGGACAGGAGTGGACAGCCTGAAACACCTATCCTTGACCAGTCTGGCCCAATGTTTGACCAAACCCGAAGAGTACTGCTACGCCTGCTTTGACGGAAACTATCCCCTGGAGATGGAATGA